A window from Leptidea sinapis chromosome 11, ilLepSina1.1, whole genome shotgun sequence encodes these proteins:
- the LOC126966733 gene encoding uncharacterized protein LOC126966733, with product MVHLEMSEMQLYPHSFTINDLPNELLIYIFSMIDFESILAVVKVCVRWQQLCMAPCIWDNTRLIVCMKNYVRISDNIVPFVAKYLKNVKLQYFKLYSQVRASLISYCPNLTHLEISISQVDSCIFDDLGYWPNLKFLSFRNSLIVQNPEGPNGNFVYHLPFEKLKYLETLILSNFALTHSSLYSMLQCVNLVSINMEKMKNIPADFLESLVRTKQSSLQALHIYGDTLNDDIVFLISNCKHLQVLHIMTCKTLFDSSLQHLYKLQNLRSLKLRHGYFSTNALLAYFSKNKFQHLTYLSLSRCVHVTMDVAKAIKSSASNLKELSFYLCPFIIAPNFRRGELHKMFHIELLLD from the coding sequence ATGGTGCACCTTGAAATGTCAGAGATGCAACTATATCCTCACTCCTTCACGATAAATGATCTGCCAAATGAGTTactcatttatatattttctatgatagaTTTTGAATCAATATTAGCTGTAGTTAAAGTTTGTGTGAGATGGCAGCAACTCTGTATGGCACCATGCATTTGGGATAACACTAGACTCATAGTATGTATGAAAAATTATGTTAGAATCAGTGATAACATTGTTCCATTTGtggcaaaatatttaaaaaatgttaaactacAGTATTTTAAGCTTTACTCCCAAGTAAGAGCTTCCCTCATCAGCTACTGCCCTAACTTAACTCACTTAGAGATAAGTATATCTCAAGTTGATAGTTGTATTTTTGATGATCTGGGTTACTGGCCCAATTTAAAATTCTTGAGTTTCCGTAATTCTTTAATAGTTCAAAACCCTGAAGGACCAAATGGTAATTTTGTATATCATTTAccttttgaaaaattaaaatatttagaaacattaatattatcaaatttcGCTTTAACACATAGTAGCTTGTACAGCATGTTACAATGTGTAAATTTAGTTAGTATTAATATGGAAAAGATGAAGAACATCCCTGCTGATTTTCTTGAATCTCTTGTAAGGACTAAGCAATCAAGTCTGCAAGCACTTCATATTTATGGGGATACTTTGAATGATGATATTGTGTTTTTGATTTCGAACTGCAAACACCTTCAGGTGCTACATATAATGACTTGCAAAACTTTATTTGACTCGAGCTTGCAACATTTGTACAAACTCCAAAATTTACGTTCACTTAAATTACGGCATGGTTATTTCTCTACAAATGCATTATTGGCATATTTTTCCAAAAACAAGTTTCAACATTTAACCTATTTAAGTCTCTCTAGGTGTGTACATGTTACAATGGATGTGGCTAAAGCTATCAAATCTAGTGCATCAAATCTGAAAGAACTCTCATTTTACCTTTGCCCATTTATCATTGCCCCCAATTTTAGAAGAGGGGAATTGCATAAAATGTTCCACATTGAATTGTTGCTTGATTGA